The proteins below come from a single Sporichthyaceae bacterium genomic window:
- a CDS encoding MBL fold metallo-hydrolase yields the protein MAGKPFASSADLDAKTETLEQLGDGVWALTAQGDPNVGAIEGENFLVAFEARATPVAARAWLRQLREHTDKPVRYLVLSHYHAVRVLGASAFDAGAIIAHENTRMLIAERGQQDWESEFGRMPRLFHEPDSIPGLTWPDVTFSDRLNIDLGGNRGELVLQYCGRGHTEGDIVAWLPAQQILFAGDLVEAQAALYTGDAFHSDWSGGTLDRVRAFGAQTLVGGRGMVPRGRDAVDAAIEQTRNFLRVMLQKVGAVHGRGGTLQEAFEATREALAPTFGRWPIFEHCLPFDVSRLWDELDGIERPRIWTAQRDREVWEQLQS from the coding sequence ATGGCCGGCAAGCCGTTCGCGTCCTCGGCCGATCTGGACGCCAAGACCGAGACCCTCGAGCAACTCGGTGACGGGGTCTGGGCGCTGACCGCGCAGGGCGACCCGAACGTGGGCGCCATCGAGGGCGAGAACTTCCTGGTGGCCTTCGAGGCCCGAGCCACCCCGGTGGCCGCGCGGGCCTGGCTGAGGCAGCTGCGGGAGCACACCGACAAGCCGGTGCGTTACCTGGTGCTCTCGCACTACCACGCCGTGCGGGTATTGGGCGCGTCCGCGTTCGACGCCGGCGCGATCATCGCGCACGAGAACACCCGGATGTTGATCGCCGAGCGCGGACAGCAGGACTGGGAATCCGAGTTCGGCCGGATGCCGCGGCTGTTTCACGAACCCGACTCGATCCCCGGGCTGACCTGGCCCGACGTCACCTTCTCCGACCGGCTGAACATCGACCTGGGCGGCAACCGCGGGGAGCTGGTGCTGCAGTACTGCGGACGCGGACACACCGAGGGCGACATCGTGGCCTGGCTGCCCGCACAGCAGATCCTCTTCGCCGGCGACCTGGTCGAGGCACAGGCCGCGCTATACACCGGCGACGCGTTCCACTCCGACTGGTCGGGCGGCACCCTGGACCGGGTGAGGGCATTCGGCGCGCAGACGCTGGTGGGCGGGCGCGGCATGGTCCCACGCGGCCGGGACGCGGTGGATGCGGCGATCGAGCAGACCCGTAACTTCTTGCGGGTGATGCTGCAGAAGGTCGGCGCGGTGCACGGTCGCGGTGGCACGTTGCAGGAGGCCTTCGAGGCCACCCGCGAAGCGCTGGCCCCGACCTTCGGTCGCTGGCCGATCTTCGAGCACTGTTTGCCATTCGACGTCTCGCGGCTGTGGGACGAGCTGGACGGTATCGAGCGGCCGCGCATCTGGACCGCGCAACGGGACCGCGAGGTCTGGGAGCAGCTGCAGAGCTGA
- a CDS encoding styrene monooxygenase/indole monooxygenase family protein produces the protein MAGIGIVGAGIAGLHLGLFLRQHDVPVTIYTDKAADEIAGGRLLNSVAHHHPTLERERRLGVHHWDAAEYGYLCHHHYLGTPQPLAFRGDFAQPSSAVDHRLYLPRLMGDFEHRGGRLVVQAVQADDLDRLAATHDLMVVASGRGTLGGLFARRTEKSPYDKPQRRLSVALWHGVAPSDPKGVTLSISPGHGELIEIPIYSFDGHVTALLFENIPGGELEMLADLRYDEDPKAFVATVLQKLKEHHPAVYERVDPASFAVTRPQDILQGALIPHMRADYTQLANGKYALSVGDVHSVVDPVVGQGANSASYSAWTVGEAIVADLGFDELFCQRVARRRADVVEGISDWTNFMLAPPAPNLIAMLIAMAAHQEICDEFTTNFGHGDRQWTNLASMDRTRAYLAGKGVDMDAILASLPG, from the coding sequence ATGGCCGGCATCGGCATCGTGGGCGCCGGGATTGCCGGGCTGCACCTGGGCCTTTTCCTGCGCCAACACGACGTCCCGGTGACCATCTACACCGACAAGGCGGCCGACGAAATCGCCGGCGGCCGGCTGCTGAACTCCGTGGCCCATCACCACCCGACGCTGGAGCGGGAGCGCCGGCTCGGCGTGCACCACTGGGATGCCGCGGAGTACGGCTACCTCTGCCACCACCACTACCTGGGCACCCCGCAACCGCTGGCTTTCCGCGGCGACTTCGCCCAGCCCTCTTCCGCCGTCGACCACCGGCTCTACCTGCCGCGGCTGATGGGCGATTTCGAACACCGCGGCGGCCGGCTGGTCGTACAGGCGGTGCAGGCCGACGACCTGGACCGGCTCGCCGCGACGCACGACCTAATGGTGGTTGCCTCCGGCCGCGGCACGCTCGGTGGGTTGTTCGCCCGGCGCACGGAGAAGTCTCCCTACGACAAGCCGCAGCGGCGGTTGTCGGTCGCGCTGTGGCACGGGGTCGCGCCGTCGGACCCGAAGGGCGTCACGTTGAGCATCTCGCCGGGGCACGGCGAGCTGATCGAGATCCCCATCTATTCCTTCGACGGACATGTCACCGCGCTGTTGTTCGAGAATATCCCCGGCGGTGAGCTGGAGATGCTCGCCGATCTGCGCTACGACGAGGACCCCAAGGCCTTCGTGGCCACCGTGCTGCAGAAACTGAAGGAGCATCACCCCGCGGTGTACGAACGGGTCGACCCGGCCTCTTTCGCGGTGACCCGACCGCAGGACATCCTGCAGGGCGCACTGATTCCGCACATGCGCGCGGACTACACGCAGTTGGCCAACGGCAAGTACGCGTTGTCCGTCGGTGACGTGCACTCGGTGGTCGATCCGGTGGTCGGGCAGGGCGCGAACTCCGCCTCGTACAGCGCGTGGACGGTGGGCGAGGCGATCGTGGCGGACCTCGGCTTCGACGAACTGTTCTGCCAACGGGTGGCGCGCCGGCGCGCGGACGTCGTGGAGGGCATCTCGGATTGGACCAACTTCATGCTGGCCCCGCCCGCGCCGAACCTGATCGCGATGCTGATCGCGATGGCAGCGCACCAGGAGATCTGCGACGAGTTCACCACCAACTTCGGTCACGGTGACCGGCAGTGGACGAACCTGGCCAGTATGGACCGCACCCGGGCCTACCTGGCGGGCAAGGGCGTGGACATGGACGCGATCCTCGCGTCGTTGCCCGGCTGA
- a CDS encoding FAD-dependent monooxygenase has product MPSVPLWAGDPVVVVGNGPVGQTAALLLAHWGVPVLLLDARPRREAAGSRAVCQQRDVLDVWSALGAGSIAADGLTWTTARTFYREHELSAWSFADRGRSPLPPFVNISQAHTERVLDTCIAEHPLIEPRWNHEVLGLEQDPAGVAVRCVSPSGNELTMRASYVVLCAGSRADALRAGLGLSFDGRTFDDLFLICDIRARLPELNGERRFFFDPPWNPDRQVLIHPCPDSVFRIDWQVPPDFDLDAEERSGALEERIRRIVGEQDYELVWRSVYRFSSRCVDRMRVGRVLLAGDCAHVLAPFGARGLNSGVPDAENAAWKVAFVLHGWAPEALLDSYHGERHAAAAENLAVTAATMQFLVPSDAAQWQARRELLAAAVTDPAARERIDSGRFAEPFWYTDSPLTTPDPTRPFPGRPAKGEMPPVVPGVLLPDAPVRVTGRPEIKRVRELLRDGLTVLTTSGVDRIAVATAVARATAAPVQLFGVERIDADGALAAAMDTRPNEAWLIRPDGHVAAVLSDPQPAAVTAAIQRSLGAA; this is encoded by the coding sequence ATGCCGTCAGTTCCGTTGTGGGCCGGTGATCCGGTCGTCGTCGTGGGCAACGGCCCGGTGGGGCAGACGGCTGCCCTGTTGCTGGCCCACTGGGGTGTGCCGGTGCTGTTGCTGGACGCCCGGCCGCGCCGGGAGGCGGCGGGCTCGCGGGCGGTGTGCCAACAGCGCGACGTGCTCGACGTATGGAGTGCGCTCGGCGCCGGCTCGATCGCCGCGGACGGGCTGACCTGGACCACCGCGCGCACCTTCTACCGCGAGCACGAGTTGTCGGCCTGGTCGTTTGCCGACCGCGGACGCTCGCCGCTGCCGCCGTTCGTCAACATCTCTCAGGCGCACACCGAGCGGGTGCTGGACACGTGCATTGCCGAACACCCGTTGATCGAGCCACGCTGGAACCATGAGGTGCTCGGCCTCGAGCAGGATCCCGCAGGGGTCGCGGTGCGCTGCGTGTCCCCCAGCGGTAACGAGCTGACCATGCGCGCGTCCTACGTCGTGCTGTGCGCGGGATCGCGGGCCGATGCCTTGCGAGCCGGGCTCGGCTTGTCGTTCGACGGGCGCACCTTCGACGACCTATTCCTGATCTGCGACATCCGCGCACGGTTGCCCGAGCTGAACGGCGAGCGTCGGTTTTTCTTCGACCCGCCGTGGAATCCGGACCGTCAGGTACTCATTCACCCCTGCCCGGACTCGGTGTTCCGCATCGACTGGCAGGTGCCGCCGGACTTCGATCTGGACGCCGAGGAACGCAGCGGGGCGTTGGAGGAACGGATCCGTCGCATCGTCGGCGAGCAGGACTACGAGCTGGTGTGGCGCTCGGTCTACCGCTTCTCCTCGCGGTGCGTGGACCGCATGCGGGTCGGCCGGGTGCTGCTGGCCGGGGACTGTGCGCACGTGCTCGCCCCGTTCGGTGCGCGCGGGTTGAACTCCGGGGTGCCCGACGCGGAGAACGCTGCGTGGAAGGTGGCGTTCGTGTTGCACGGCTGGGCGCCGGAGGCGTTGCTGGACAGCTATCACGGCGAGCGGCACGCGGCGGCGGCGGAGAACCTCGCCGTCACCGCGGCGACCATGCAGTTCTTGGTGCCCTCGGATGCGGCGCAGTGGCAGGCGCGGCGGGAGTTGCTGGCCGCCGCAGTGACCGACCCTGCTGCCCGCGAGCGCATTGACTCGGGTCGGTTCGCCGAGCCGTTCTGGTACACCGATTCCCCGCTGACCACGCCCGATCCGACGCGCCCGTTCCCCGGTCGACCGGCGAAGGGGGAGATGCCACCGGTGGTGCCGGGCGTCCTGCTGCCGGATGCCCCGGTACGGGTAACCGGCCGGCCGGAGATCAAACGGGTGCGGGAGCTGCTACGCGACGGGCTGACCGTGCTCACCACGTCGGGCGTGGACCGCATCGCGGTCGCCACCGCGGTTGCCCGGGCCACCGCCGCCCCCGTGCAGCTGTTCGGGGTGGAGCGCATCGATGCCGATGGGGCGCTGGCCGCGGCCATGGACACCCGACCCAATGAGGCCTGGTTGATCCGCCCGGACGGGCACGTGGCCGCGGTGTTGTCCGATCCGCAGCCCGCCGCGGTCACCGCCGCCATCCAACGCAGCCTTGGTGCGGCCTGA
- a CDS encoding DEAD/DEAH box helicase codes for MPLFTELGVPARLSTVLTDLDIHTPTPIQLATLPDALAGRDVLGRGRTGSGKTLAFLLPLVARLSGGPKPRSRAPGALILAPTRELAGQIDAALAPLARAARLSSCTVIGGVGQGPQVSALRRGVDIVVACPGRLEDLIAQRHCSLAAIQITVIDEADHMADLGFLPAVRRLLTATPADGQRLLFSATLDKAVDGLVRQFLTDPAVHQADSAQSPVSEMTHQVLHVNREDRLPVLVDLVSAPGRNLVFTRTKRGAKSLAAQFSRAGINAVELHGNLQQKVRTRNLDAFHAGRATVLVATDIAARGIHVDDVRLVIHADPPADHKAYLHRSGRTARAGNAGTVITLMTTDQIREVEALTRAAGVKATTTRVGSVGNATRAVQSGVGSSVSSPADKPRRARRSGPPVAATAVATHSAAAFSSARRRP; via the coding sequence TTGCCCCTGTTCACCGAACTGGGCGTGCCCGCACGCCTGAGCACCGTTCTCACTGATCTCGACATCCACACCCCGACCCCGATCCAGCTCGCGACCCTGCCCGACGCGCTTGCCGGACGCGATGTCCTCGGCCGTGGCCGCACCGGCTCCGGAAAAACGCTGGCGTTCCTGCTGCCGCTGGTGGCGCGCTTGTCCGGCGGCCCCAAGCCCCGTTCCCGGGCTCCCGGGGCGCTGATCCTGGCCCCCACCCGCGAGCTTGCGGGGCAGATCGACGCCGCCTTGGCGCCGCTGGCGCGGGCCGCCCGACTGAGCTCGTGCACCGTGATCGGCGGTGTCGGTCAGGGCCCCCAGGTCAGCGCACTGCGCCGGGGCGTGGACATCGTGGTGGCCTGCCCCGGTCGCCTCGAGGACCTGATCGCGCAGCGCCACTGCTCGCTGGCCGCGATCCAGATCACCGTGATCGACGAGGCCGACCACATGGCCGACCTCGGCTTCCTGCCCGCGGTGCGCCGACTGCTCACCGCCACTCCGGCCGACGGGCAGCGCCTGCTGTTCTCGGCCACCCTGGACAAGGCCGTGGACGGCCTGGTCCGCCAGTTCCTCACCGACCCCGCGGTGCATCAGGCGGACTCCGCGCAGTCGCCGGTCAGCGAGATGACCCACCAGGTGCTGCACGTGAACCGCGAGGACCGACTGCCGGTGCTGGTCGATCTGGTCTCCGCGCCCGGCCGTAACTTGGTGTTCACCCGCACCAAGCGCGGCGCCAAGTCGCTGGCCGCCCAGTTCAGCCGAGCCGGCATCAACGCCGTAGAACTGCACGGCAACCTGCAGCAGAAGGTCCGGACCCGCAACCTGGACGCGTTTCACGCCGGCCGGGCCACGGTGCTGGTGGCCACCGACATCGCCGCCCGGGGTATCCACGTCGATGACGTTCGGCTGGTCATCCATGCCGACCCGCCTGCCGACCACAAGGCCTACCTGCACCGCTCGGGGCGGACCGCGCGCGCCGGGAACGCGGGCACGGTCATCACGTTGATGACGACCGATCAGATTCGCGAGGTCGAGGCGCTGACCCGAGCGGCGGGCGTCAAGGCGACCACCACCCGGGTGGGCAGCGTCGGCAATGCCACCCGCGCGGTCCAGTCGGGTGTCGGGTCGTCGGTGTCGTCCCCCGCGGACAAGCCGCGTCGGGCGCGCCGCTCCGGGCCTCCGGTCGCGGCCACCGCGGTTGCCACGCACAGCGCGGCCGCGTTCAGCTCCGCCCGCCGCCGTCCGTAG